Part of the Thermoplasmata archaeon genome is shown below.
GCGCGGACCCGCTCCACGCACACGTCCCGAATCTCACTCGGCGTGACCTTAGGCTCGAAGAGGGCGTGGAACACGTGCCGCGGAACCACGGGACGGCCGTCCACCTCGACGGGGTCCAACTCGAAGAGGCCCAGGTCCCGGAACGCCTGCATCTGGGCCCAATGGCCCGGGTAGCGGAGGGTCTTGTTCTGGAAGGTCTTCAGCTTCCCCTGGAAGGACCAAGGTGCCGTGGACAGCCCGCCGGGTGTGACGATCGCCTCGAGCCGGCCCAGGGGCGGGAAGTCCACGAGCTCGAACTCGGAGAAGAGGGGGACGCGCGCGACGCGGCCGTCGCGGATGAACGTGGCGTCGCCGTAGTACTCGTTGGTCAGCCCCTCCACGTTGAAGGTGAGCTCGTAGTTCCACGGGGGCCGCGGATGCTGCGGGAGTCCGCCGTCGTAGATGTACACGTGTTCGGGGACGTCCAGGAGTTCCGTCGCATAGACGCCCATCGTGATGTTCAGGCCCGGACCCATGCCGCAGTCGGGTACCATCCCGACGCCCGCCTTCCGCGCATGGGCGTTGAGTGCGAGCTGCTCGCGCACGAGGTCCGTGTTCCCGCCTAAGTCGACCATGGAGACCTTGGCCCGGAGGGCGAGCTTCGCGAGGCCGAGATTGAAGAA
Proteins encoded:
- a CDS encoding saccharopine dehydrogenase C-terminal domain-containing protein → MGYRYSVIGSGRQGTAAAYDFARFGDADDIVMADMDLARAKRSAARVNKLADRAVARPLKADVTKPVTVLKAIRGADVILSGVPYFFNLGLAKLALRAKVSMVDLGGNTDLVREQLALNAHARKAGVGMVPDCGMGPGLNITMGVYATELLDVPEHVYIYDGGLPQHPRPPWNYELTFNVEGLTNEYYGDATFIRDGRVARVPLFSEFELVDFPPLGRLEAIVTPGGLSTAPWSFQGKLKTFQNKTLRYPGHWAQMQAFRDLGLFELDPVEVDGRPVVPRHVFHALFEPKVTPSEIRDVCVERVRALGMKDDHTAEAVVELVDYYDEATGFTSMERLTGWHAAIAAEMLARGVIPPGTHSVELGVPAKSFVEEARKRGLHITERVHSV